A single Micromonospora sp. CCTCC AA 2012012 DNA region contains:
- a CDS encoding PKD domain-containing protein, with product MGVAALLAGAGIVAASPAAQATATRTVAFWSMDEAAGATALKDSSGNGRNGTVGTEVVTGALYAGATGHRFATHLPTDMEYVPGHVDLVPHSTDLNPDAGDFSFTIRYRTTYSFGNILQKGQGATAGGYWKFEAPGGKPKCLFRGGDGASRTGYTDVSIADGQWHTVTCNRTSTYVEMYVDGVRTSRLTGPTGTIANTWQFSIGGKSQCDGVKVTCDYFAGDIDYVKILKGAGGSVNQPPVAEVTPTCSGLVCTFSAAGSTDADGAIQDHHWDFGDGTTADTVSVPTTSHTYATAGTWPVTLTVTDDRGATGTTTVPVTVAPVAERIAFVGEATANANWTSHAVVVPAGVQPGDALLLLLSQNTHTGTGQPTGVTGWTQLDRFDGGYATTTAWWKVATAGDAGSTVRVTLDAQSKGNLVVAAYRGVAPTAPTFARATDTASSAGRITPYATVTAAQSWAVSYWMHGDGLSAELVPPAGVQVRSNSSQTGGGRVTGLLADSGGTVPAGSYGGLTATGAAASTTTTTWTFILRPA from the coding sequence GTGGGCGTCGCCGCCCTCCTCGCCGGGGCGGGGATCGTCGCGGCGTCCCCGGCGGCGCAGGCGACGGCCACCCGCACGGTGGCGTTCTGGAGCATGGACGAGGCGGCCGGGGCGACCGCGCTGAAGGACAGCAGCGGCAACGGTCGCAACGGCACCGTCGGCACCGAGGTGGTGACCGGCGCGCTCTACGCCGGGGCCACCGGCCACCGCTTCGCCACCCACCTGCCCACCGACATGGAGTACGTGCCGGGCCACGTCGACCTGGTGCCGCACAGCACCGACCTCAACCCGGACGCGGGCGACTTCTCCTTCACGATCCGCTACCGGACCACCTACTCCTTCGGCAACATCCTCCAGAAGGGGCAGGGCGCGACGGCCGGTGGCTACTGGAAGTTCGAGGCGCCGGGCGGGAAGCCCAAGTGCCTGTTCCGCGGCGGCGACGGCGCCTCCCGGACCGGCTACACCGACGTGTCGATCGCCGACGGCCAGTGGCACACCGTCACCTGCAACCGCACCTCGACCTACGTCGAGATGTACGTCGACGGGGTGCGGACCAGTCGGCTGACCGGGCCGACCGGCACCATCGCGAACACCTGGCAGTTCTCCATCGGCGGCAAGAGCCAGTGCGACGGCGTGAAGGTCACCTGCGACTACTTCGCCGGTGACATCGACTACGTCAAGATCCTCAAGGGGGCCGGCGGCAGCGTGAACCAGCCGCCCGTCGCCGAGGTCACCCCGACCTGCTCCGGCCTGGTCTGCACCTTCTCCGCCGCCGGCTCCACCGACGCGGACGGCGCGATCCAGGACCACCACTGGGACTTCGGCGACGGCACCACCGCCGACACCGTCTCGGTGCCGACCACCTCGCACACGTACGCCACGGCCGGCACCTGGCCGGTCACCCTCACCGTGACCGACGACCGGGGGGCCACCGGCACCACCACGGTGCCCGTCACCGTCGCGCCCGTCGCCGAACGGATCGCCTTCGTCGGAGAGGCCACCGCGAACGCCAACTGGACCAGCCACGCGGTGGTCGTACCGGCGGGTGTCCAGCCGGGGGACGCCCTGCTGCTCCTGCTCAGCCAGAACACCCACACCGGCACCGGGCAGCCGACCGGGGTGACCGGCTGGACCCAACTGGACCGGTTCGACGGCGGCTACGCCACCACCACCGCCTGGTGGAAGGTGGCGACCGCCGGGGACGCCGGCTCGACCGTCCGGGTGACGCTCGACGCGCAGTCCAAGGGCAACCTGGTGGTGGCCGCCTACCGGGGCGTCGCGCCCACCGCACCCACGTTCGCCCGGGCCACCGACACCGCCAGCTCCGCCGGCCGGATCACCCCGTACGCCACCGTGACGGCGGCGCAGAGCTGGGCCGTGTCGTACTGGATGCACGGCGACGGGCTCTCCGCCGAACTGGTCCCCCCGGCCGGCGTGCAGGTGCGCAGCAACAGTTCGCAGACCGGCGGTGGCCGGGTGACCGGGCTGCTCGCCGACTCCGGCGGCACCGTCCCGGCCGGCAGCTACGGCGGCCTGACCGCGACCGGTGCCGCCGCCAGCACCACCACCACGACCTGGACGTTCATCCTCCGCCCGGCCTGA
- a CDS encoding response regulator transcription factor, with the protein MIRVFLLDDHEVVRRGLADLLTSSGDIEVVGESGSAQEAARRIPALRPDVAILDARLPDGNGIDVCRDIRAVDSSIKGLILTSYEDDEALFAAIMAGAAGYVLKQIRGTDLVDAVRRVAAGQSLLDPAITTRVLERIRSGVEQPRELKTLTEQERRILEYVAEGLTNREIAGKMFLAEKTVKNYVSSVLAKLGLERRTQAAVLATRLLGKSH; encoded by the coding sequence ATGATCCGGGTGTTCCTGCTCGACGACCACGAGGTCGTCCGTCGTGGCCTTGCCGACCTGCTCACCAGCAGCGGCGACATCGAGGTGGTCGGCGAGTCCGGCTCCGCCCAGGAGGCGGCCCGCCGCATCCCCGCACTCCGCCCCGACGTGGCGATCCTCGACGCCCGGCTGCCCGACGGCAACGGCATCGACGTGTGCCGGGACATCCGCGCCGTCGACTCGTCGATCAAGGGTCTGATCCTCACCTCGTACGAGGACGACGAGGCGCTCTTCGCGGCGATCATGGCCGGTGCCGCCGGCTACGTGCTCAAGCAGATCCGCGGCACCGACCTGGTGGACGCGGTCCGCCGGGTGGCGGCCGGGCAGTCCCTGCTGGACCCGGCGATCACCACCCGGGTGCTGGAGCGGATCCGCAGCGGCGTGGAGCAGCCCCGCGAGCTGAAGACCCTCACCGAGCAGGAGCGGCGGATCCTGGAGTACGTGGCGGAGGGGCTGACCAACCGGGAGATCGCCGGCAAGATGTTCCTCGCCGAGAAGACGGTGAAGAACTACGTCTCCAGCGTGCTGGCCAAGCTCGGCCTGGAGCGGCGCACCCAGGCGGCGGTGCTGGCCACCCGGCTGCTCGGCAAGAGCCACTGA
- a CDS encoding NAD-dependent epimerase/dehydratase family protein, whose protein sequence is MRLLVLGGTGFVGGAVVAEAVRRGWSVTVFNRGLHGGTPRGVHRLRGDRTTPDGLAALAGGGWDLVVDTWDGAPRAVRDAARALSHAVPHYVYVSSASVYAEPVAPGSDETARVVEAAADAVDGDYPRLKAGAERAAVQVYGERALLVRAGLILGPGEDIGRLPWWLHRVARGGDVLAPGPRDLPVQYVDVRDLAAWLLDQGAAGLGGAYDVVGRSGHTTMGGLLDAVVAVTGSDAVLRWTDPAPILAAGVEPWNDLPIWIPAGHPYRWMQERNVTRAYAAGLVCRPVAETVADTWRWLREVGRVPARAGRPARAPVGLDPAREAALLATVAPR, encoded by the coding sequence ATGAGACTTCTGGTGTTGGGTGGTACCGGCTTCGTGGGCGGGGCGGTGGTCGCCGAGGCGGTACGTCGGGGCTGGTCGGTGACGGTGTTCAACCGGGGTCTGCACGGCGGGACGCCGCGGGGCGTACACCGGTTGCGGGGTGACCGGACGACGCCGGACGGGCTGGCGGCGCTGGCCGGCGGCGGATGGGACCTGGTGGTGGACACCTGGGACGGCGCGCCCCGGGCGGTGCGCGACGCGGCGCGGGCGCTCTCCCACGCCGTCCCGCACTACGTCTACGTCTCCAGCGCGTCGGTCTACGCCGAGCCCGTGGCACCCGGCTCGGACGAGACGGCCCGGGTCGTCGAGGCCGCCGCCGACGCGGTCGACGGCGACTACCCGCGGTTGAAGGCAGGCGCGGAGCGGGCGGCGGTCCAGGTGTACGGGGAGCGGGCGCTGCTCGTCCGGGCCGGGCTGATCCTCGGCCCCGGTGAGGACATCGGGCGGCTGCCGTGGTGGCTGCACCGGGTCGCCCGGGGCGGCGACGTGCTGGCACCCGGCCCCCGGGACCTGCCGGTGCAGTACGTCGACGTGCGTGACCTCGCGGCCTGGCTGCTCGACCAGGGCGCGGCGGGACTCGGCGGGGCGTACGACGTGGTGGGGCGGAGCGGACACACGACGATGGGTGGGCTGCTCGACGCGGTCGTCGCGGTGACCGGCTCCGACGCGGTGCTGCGCTGGACGGACCCGGCACCGATCCTGGCCGCCGGGGTGGAGCCGTGGAACGACCTGCCGATCTGGATCCCGGCCGGGCACCCGTACCGGTGGATGCAGGAGCGGAACGTCACGCGGGCGTACGCGGCGGGTCTGGTCTGCCGGCCGGTGGCCGAGACGGTCGCCGACACCTGGCGCTGGCTGCGCGAGGTGGGCCGGGTGCCGGCGAGGGCCGGACGGCCCGCGCGGGCACCGGTCGGGTTGGACCCGGCGCGGGAGGCGGCGCTGCTGGCCACCGTGGCCCCGCGCTGA
- a CDS encoding Acg family FMN-binding oxidoreductase: MDNGFTVEQLRAAAADALRAPSLHNTQPWRFRLRDGGIELAVDPLRRLPATDPTGWGARIGCGAALFNLRLALAVAGTPATVRLRPYPGEPDVVARLVPDVPRRPTPTEQSLHAAIPRRFSNRAPFWPDPVPADARWRLGEAARAEECWLELVIGTSAVNAFAEIARSAHRVLERDPAYVTERAEWIRAEPAPDGVPAAAGGPQSEPQDLLPQRGFGGRNRAPGRDFEPEPLVAVLGSPGNTATDQIIAGQALQRVLLTATDAGLAVSMISQPIEVSGAREALRLSLGRFGTPQMVMRIGYGQPGRPTPRRTVDEVLDLPVVQA, from the coding sequence ATGGACAACGGGTTCACCGTCGAGCAGCTCAGGGCCGCCGCCGCCGACGCCCTGCGGGCGCCGTCCCTGCACAACACCCAGCCCTGGCGGTTCCGCCTCCGCGACGGCGGGATCGAACTGGCGGTGGATCCGCTGCGCCGGCTCCCCGCCACCGATCCGACCGGCTGGGGTGCCCGGATCGGCTGCGGCGCCGCCCTGTTCAACCTGCGGCTGGCGCTCGCCGTCGCCGGCACACCGGCCACGGTGCGGCTGCGGCCGTACCCCGGTGAACCGGACGTGGTGGCCCGGCTGGTGCCGGACGTGCCGCGCCGCCCGACCCCCACCGAGCAGAGCCTGCACGCGGCCATCCCCCGCCGGTTCAGCAACCGCGCGCCGTTCTGGCCCGACCCGGTCCCCGCGGACGCCCGCTGGCGTCTCGGCGAGGCCGCCCGCGCCGAGGAGTGCTGGTTGGAGCTGGTGATCGGGACCAGCGCGGTCAACGCGTTCGCGGAGATCGCCCGCAGCGCCCACCGGGTCCTCGAACGGGACCCCGCCTACGTGACCGAGCGGGCCGAGTGGATCCGCGCCGAACCCGCTCCCGACGGGGTCCCGGCCGCCGCCGGTGGACCGCAGAGCGAACCGCAGGACCTGCTCCCGCAGCGCGGTTTCGGCGGGCGCAACCGGGCGCCGGGGCGGGACTTCGAGCCGGAGCCCCTCGTCGCGGTGCTCGGCTCACCGGGCAACACCGCCACCGACCAGATCATCGCCGGGCAGGCGTTGCAGCGGGTGCTGCTGACCGCCACGGACGCCGGGCTGGCCGTGTCGATGATCTCCCAGCCGATCGAGGTGTCGGGGGCGCGGGAGGCCCTGCGGCTCTCCCTGGGCCGCTTCGGCACGCCGCAGATGGTGATGCGGATCGGCTACGGGCAGCCGGGTCGCCCCACCCCGCGGCGGACCGTGGACGAGGTGCTGGACCTGCCGGTGGTGCAGGCGTAG
- a CDS encoding GAF domain-containing sensor histidine kinase, with protein sequence MSPLSRVRLDELLQEMLDRVGEVVTSRERLRALLDAVVGIGSDLDLRSTLQRIVRSACELVGAKYGALGVIGPDRLLHDFIIHGIDDELHAEIGDLPHGRGVLGLLIDDPRPLRMPDITRHPKSYGFPKHHPPMHSFLGVPVRIREQVFGNLYLAEKQGAAEFTEDDEEIVVALAAAAGVAIENARLYALAHRRERWLAATAEITSVLLGEVRRTDALTLVARRAREVAEAELALVLLYDEDEGQFTVEVVDGADEAVRGLVGAVLPAAETTFAGSVTERRHEWVANLAEAGPWPLPVVAGPAVVSPLAAADTLHGVLVIAHRPDAGRATDDDVKLLGSFAGQAALAMERARGQEERELLVVLEDRERIARDLHDVVIQRLFATGLQLQSGAMNARPEVAKRINAAVDDLDATIRDIRRTIFELRTPMSAALRTEIREAIEVAAESLGYRPELELTGPVDSAVPDTLRPELIAVLREALSNAVRHARAERVAVAVKIDAGWVSVTVTDDGVGCDPEAARSGLVNLRERAERLGGDFQLGRVIPHGTEVRWSVPLRD encoded by the coding sequence TTGAGCCCGCTGTCGCGGGTCCGCCTCGACGAACTGCTCCAGGAGATGCTGGACCGGGTCGGCGAGGTGGTGACCAGCCGGGAACGGCTCCGCGCGCTGCTCGACGCGGTCGTCGGCATCGGCTCCGACCTCGACCTGCGCAGCACCCTGCAACGGATCGTGCGGTCGGCGTGCGAGCTGGTCGGCGCGAAGTACGGCGCGCTCGGCGTGATCGGGCCGGACCGGCTGCTGCACGACTTCATCATCCACGGCATCGACGACGAGCTGCACGCCGAGATCGGCGACCTGCCGCACGGGCGGGGTGTGCTGGGCCTGCTCATCGACGACCCCCGGCCGCTGCGCATGCCGGACATCACCCGGCACCCCAAGTCGTACGGTTTCCCGAAGCACCACCCGCCGATGCACAGCTTCCTCGGCGTGCCGGTACGCATCCGCGAGCAGGTCTTCGGCAACCTCTATCTGGCCGAGAAGCAGGGCGCGGCCGAGTTCACCGAGGACGACGAGGAGATCGTGGTGGCGCTGGCCGCCGCGGCCGGCGTGGCGATCGAGAACGCCCGGCTGTACGCGCTGGCGCACCGGCGGGAACGCTGGCTGGCGGCGACCGCCGAGATCACCTCGGTGCTGCTGGGCGAGGTCCGGCGTACCGACGCGCTGACCCTGGTGGCCCGACGCGCCCGCGAGGTCGCCGAGGCGGAGCTGGCGCTGGTGCTGCTCTACGACGAGGACGAGGGCCAGTTCACCGTCGAGGTGGTCGACGGGGCCGACGAGGCGGTCCGTGGCCTGGTCGGCGCGGTGCTGCCGGCGGCGGAGACCACCTTCGCCGGCTCGGTCACCGAACGCCGCCACGAGTGGGTGGCGAACCTCGCCGAGGCCGGGCCCTGGCCGCTGCCGGTGGTGGCCGGGCCGGCGGTGGTCTCCCCCCTCGCCGCGGCGGACACCCTGCACGGCGTGCTGGTGATCGCGCACCGGCCGGACGCCGGCCGGGCCACCGACGACGACGTGAAGCTGCTGGGCAGCTTCGCCGGGCAGGCGGCCCTGGCCATGGAGCGGGCCCGTGGCCAGGAGGAACGGGAGCTGCTGGTGGTCCTGGAGGACCGCGAGCGGATCGCCCGGGACCTGCACGACGTGGTGATCCAGCGGCTCTTCGCCACCGGCCTGCAGCTGCAGAGCGGTGCGATGAACGCCCGGCCGGAGGTCGCCAAGCGGATCAACGCGGCGGTCGACGACCTGGACGCCACCATCCGCGACATCCGGCGCACCATCTTCGAGCTGCGCACTCCGATGAGCGCGGCACTGCGCACCGAGATCCGCGAGGCGATCGAGGTGGCCGCCGAGTCGCTGGGCTACCGGCCGGAGCTGGAGCTGACCGGGCCGGTGGACAGCGCGGTGCCGGACACCCTGCGGCCGGAGCTGATCGCCGTGCTGCGGGAGGCGCTCTCCAACGCCGTACGCCACGCCCGGGCCGAGCGGGTGGCGGTGGCGGTGAAGATCGACGCGGGCTGGGTGAGCGTGACGGTCACCGACGACGGGGTCGGCTGCGACCCGGAGGCCGCCCGCAGCGGCCTGGTCAACCTGCGGGAACGGGCCGAACGCCTGGGCGGCGACTTCCAGTTGGGCCGGGTGATCCCGCACGGCACCGAGGTGCGCTGGAGCGTCCCGCTGCGCGACTGA